From a region of the Acanthochromis polyacanthus isolate Apoly-LR-REF ecotype Palm Island chromosome 3, KAUST_Apoly_ChrSc, whole genome shotgun sequence genome:
- the LOC127533438 gene encoding histone H1-like: protein MAEEAPAVAVAAAPAKAKAPAPAKPTAKPTRKKKAAGTTRDGPSLPKLIVAGLADCKERKGMSLALIKKTLGREGVDVIKANKRINIAVKRLVANGTLTQTKGTGASGSFKLAKKEPKVSKPAKKVAASKKPAAKKPAAKKPAAKKRAAKKPVAKKPAAKKPAAKKSPAKKPAAKKSPAKKKPKSPKVTTKKPKSALKKPAAKKNAAKKPAAKKAAKK from the coding sequence atggcAGAAGAAGCTCCAGCAGTTGCAGTTGCAGCAGCACCGGCCAAAGCCAAAGCTCCGGCCCCGGCCAAACCCACGGCTAAACCCACAAGGAAGAAAAAGGCAGCCGGGACCACGAGGGACGGACCAAGCCTCCCGAAGCTCATCGTCGCCGGTTTGGCCGACTGTAAGGAGCGGAAGGGGATGTCGCTGGCTCTGATCAAGAAGACGCTGGGTCGTGAAGGGGTGGATGTGATCAAGGCCAACAAACGCATCAACATCGCCGTCAAAAGGTTGGTCGCCAATGGAACTCTGACCCAGACTAAGGGCACCGGGGCCTCCGGCTCCTTTAAACTCGCCAAGAAGGAGCCCAAAGTCTCCAAACCGGCCAAGAAAGTGGCCGCGTCCAAAAAACCGGCGGCTAAGAAACCAGCGGCTAAGAAACCAGCGGCTAAGAAGCGAGCGGCTAAGAAGCCAGTGGCTAAGAAGCCAGCAGCTAAGAAGCCAGCAGCTAAGAAGTCACCAGCTAAGAAACCAGCGGCTAAAAAGTCCCCAGCCAAGAAAAAGCCGAAGAGCCCCAAGGTCACCACTAAGAAGCCCAAATCTGCACTTAAGAAGCCCGCagcaaagaaaaatgctgcCAAGAAGCCCGCAGCTAAGAAAGCTGCTAAGAAGTGA